A window of Candidatus Krumholzibacteriota bacterium genomic DNA:
GCCACGGCGTGCTCGCGGAGCGCGCGATCAGGCCGATGATCCCCACCGACGAGCTCTTCCCCTACACGATCCGCATCGTCTCCGACGTCCTCGAGTCCAACGGCTCGAGCTCGATGGCGACGGTCTGCGGGGGCAGCCTCGCGCTGATGGACGCAGGCGTTCCGGTCGCCAAGGCGGTCGGCGGCGTCGCGATGGGGCTCGTCAAGGAGGGTGACCGCGTCGCCGTCCTCACCGATATCCTCGGTCTCGAGGACCATCTCGGCGACATGGACTTCAAGGTCACCGGCACCCGAGACGGGATCACCGCCTTCCAGATGGACTGCAAGGTCGCCGGCGTCAATCGCGAGATCATGGAGAAGGCGCTCGAGCAGGCGCGCCAGGCCCGCATGAAGATCATCGAGCGCATGGAGGCCACGATTCCCGCGGCCCGCCCGGAGATCTCCCCCTACGCGCCGAAGATCACCCAGATCAAGATCGACGTGGACAAGATCCGCGAGATCATCGGCCCGGGGGGCAAGGTGATCCGCCACATCCAGGAAGTCTCCGGCGCGAAGATCGACGTCGAGGACGACGGCACGGTGACCGTCGCGGCGGTCGACACGGCCTCCGCCGACAAGGCCCTGGCGATGATCAGGGAGATCACCGCCGAGCCCGAGCTCGACACCGTCTACAAGGGCACCGTGAAGAGCATCCTGCCTTTCGGTGCGTTCGTCGAGATCCTGCCCGGCAAGGACGGGCTCCTGCACATCTCCGAGATCGACACGAAACGCGTCAACAAGGTGGAGGACTACTTCCAGGTCGGTGACGAGGTCGAGGTCAAGGTCGTCAAGATCGACAACGACGGAAAGATCCGTCTGAGCAGGAAAGTCCTCCTCTAGCGAGGATCGATGCAGAGGATTCCCCGGCCACGTGCGGTCGCCCTCGATTCGGGGGCGACCCTCCTCTATCAGCGCAATCCCGGCATTCCCACGGTCGCCGCCGGGGTGCGCTTCGGGCGCGGCTCCCGGGACGAGCGTCCCGGCGAGGAAGGCTATTCCCACCTCCTCGAACACATGGTCTTCCGGGGCACGAAGCGCCGGAGCGCCCTCGAGACGGCGCTCGATCTCGAGCGGATCGGCGGGCAGTGGGACGCCTTCACCTCGCGTGAGGCGGTCTGTTTCCACGCGAGGGTGCTCGACGAGCATTTCGGCGAATTCGCGGACATCCTCGGCGATCTCGTTCTCGACCCCCTCTTTCCCGAGGACGCCTTCCGGCTCGAGCGCCGGGTCGTCCAGGAGGAGATACGGTCGGTCCGCGACGCGCCGGAGGAGGCGACGCACGAGCTCTTCTTCGACGCCCTCTTCGGCGACCATCCCCTCGGCGCGCCGGTCGCGGGAACGATCGGCGGGATACGCCGCGCCTCCCGCGACCGGCTCGTCGCCTTCCACCGCCGGCGTTTCACCGGCGGCGACGCCCTCGTCGGTGTCGTCGGGAACGTGCCCATCGGGCGGGTCGTCGAGACGATCGAGCAAAGCCTCGCCTTCCGTTCGAGCCGCAGAACGAGGCCCGTTTCCCTCGGACGGCCGCCGCGGCGCCGTCGGGCCGGCATCATCCGCGGCGACTGGTCGCAGGTACAGCTCGTCGCCGGCAACCGGACGGTCTCGACGACCCATCCGGACCGGCCCGCGCTCGTGCTCCTCTCGTGGATCCTCGGCGGCGGGGTGTCCTCGCGGCTCTTCCAGGCCATGCGCGAGCAGGCCGGGCTCGCCTACAACGTCTACGCCCACACGAATTTCTGGCGCGACACCGGCGCCTTCGGTATCGCATGCTCCGTCGATCCGCGCAACCTCGGCCGGTCGGTCGACATCCTCCGCGGCGAGTTGAAGCGCCTCGTGCAGGACGGCGTCACCGCCGACGAGATGGCGAGCGCGCGGGCGCAGATCAAGGCGTCGGTCTACATCGGCGTCGAGAGCGCGGAGAACCTGCTCTTCCGTCTCTTCAGCAGTTACGCCTATCACGGCCGCTACCGGTCGCCGGCGGAAACGGTGCGCGCCATCGAGCGCGTCGGCAGGGGGCGCGTGGTCGAGGCGGCGGAACGGTACCTCTCGTGGGACGATCTGACCATCGTCACCGGCGGCCCCGTGTCGCTGCGGCCGTCGGGCCGGCCTGCCGGCCCGGTCCGGGGGAGGCGTCGATGACGGGTGCGCGGAACGAGATCGAGGTCGTCATCCGGTACCTGCCGCACCATGCCGGGCTGCCGCCGATCGCGCGCATGACCGGCGGATCGAGCGGGTACGACATCAACGCTGCCTGCGACGGGCCGATCGAGATCGAGCCGGGCCGGGCGGCGCTCGTCGCCGGCGGGTTCGAACTCGCCGTGCCGCCCGGGTTCGAGGCGCAGGTCCGGCCGAGAAGCGGTCTCGCCCTGAAGCACCGCGTCGGGATCCTGAACGCCCCGGGGACGATCGACAGCGACTACCGGGGCGAGATCGGGGTCATCCTCTTCAATTTCGGCGAGGAGACCTTCGTCGTCGACCGCGGCGATCGCATCGCCCAGCTCGTGTTCTGCAGCCTGCCGCCGGTGCGCCTCCTCGAGCGCCGGGAGCTCGACGAGACGGTCCGCGGACCGGGAGGATTCGGCCACACGGGCTGATCGCGGCCCCCGGAGAGGGAAAGACGATGGTGCCGGCTCTCCTGACCGCCGTAATGCTCGCCGTTCTTTTCCTGATCCTCCTGTGCCGCCGCCGGGCGGGGTTCCCGGCGGGCGCGCCGCGGGTCCTCGCCTACCACAAGATCGCCCGTTTCGAGTTCGGCGGAACGTGGATGACGCCGGCCCGGTTCCGCGGCCAGATCGCCGGCCTCATCGACGACGGATTCCGCTTCATCGACGAGGCGACCTATCTCGACCGCCTCCGGGGCAACCCGCGCCCGGACAAGAAGGAGATCCTCCTCACCTTCGACGACGGGTATCGCGACGTCCTCGACGCGGCGCCCGTTCTCGCCGATCTCGGCGTGCCGGCGCTCGTCTTCCTCGTCAGCGACTACGTCGGGCGGGAGAATCGCTGGGAGCTGTCCCTGCCCGGACGGCGCTCGAGGCATCTCGACTGGGGTGAGATCGAGGCGCTCGCGTCGGCGGGTTTCTTTTTCGGCTCCCACGGACGCACGCATCGCGATCTCACGCGCCTGGGGCCGGCGTCGCTCCGCGACGAGACAGCCGGTTCGAAACGGGCGATCGAGGATCGTCTCCGCCGGCCGGTCCGGACCTTCTCCTATCCCTACGGGCGCGTCGACGAACGGGTGCAAGCCGCGACGGAGGAGGCGGGGTACGAGGCGGCCTTCACCCTCTACCCGCGGCGCGGCCTGCTGGCCGACCGTTGGCTGCTGCGGCGCGAGGGGGTGTGGATCGTCGATACGCTCGGCACGATCCGGGCGAAGCTCGGCGGGGGATTGCCCGCCGTGCTCGAGGACTGCAAGGGGAGGGCGATCAACGCCGTCGCCGTCCTGACGCCGCTCGTCAAGGGCGACGGTCGGCGGAACGGTCGCGACTGAGCTCGTACCCGGCGCCGCCGCGGGCGGGCCGGTACCGCAGCCCGTCCCGGCCGGCCCGTTCGATGACCCCGGCGGGCAGGATGCGACGGGCGGCGAGGACGTCGAGGGTGATCGGGTAGGAGCCCCGCGTCGCGGCGTATTCCTCGAGACCCGCGCGGATCGCCGCTTCGTCCAGCCGCTTCTCGATCGGCGCGCGGACGACCCGCGAGCGGGCCGTCCAACCCGGCGGCAGGAGCCGGGGCGCGAGGTATTCTCCCACGACGAAACAGGCCGCGAGGGCCGCCGCCGCGGCGATCGTCGGCAAAACGCGTCTTTGCTTCCTGCCGGGCCCGGGCTCCTTCATGCGCGGTCGTTCGGCGACCGGCGCCGTTCCGGTCGGCGCCGCCTCCCGCGTGATCTCGAGCAGTTCCTTCTCGAGAAGCTGCTTGAGGCTCTCGTAGGTGCAGAAGCGCGCCATGCGGGCCTTCGAGACGAGATCGCCGAGGGTGCGCCCGCGTTCGAGCAGCTCGTAGACGATCTCCTCGTTCCGGTCGAGCGAGGGAGGATCCTCCGTGGGGAGCGGGAGCCGCCCGAGGATCATCTCCTCGGAGGAGAATATCTTCCGCATCTCGGGGAACTCGTCGATGCGCCGCATGCACTCCATCAGGACGCCCTCGACCTTGATGTCGTCGTCGAAACTCCTGATCCCCTGCAGGACCTGCCGGCCGATGATGAACTTGTAGTAGCTCTTCGGCCAGCTGAGGACCTCGGTCACCGATTCCTGTATCTGGTCCCGCCAGATCGTGGCGAGCTCGTCCTCGGAGAAGTACTTCTCGGTGAGGAGGAGCTCGACGAGGTCGAGCTTCGTCTCCGCCTGTATCTGCTGCAGCTGGTTCATCTCGTCTCGTCCGAGGAACCCGTACCGCATGAGATAGTCCTTCAGCGGATCGCGGCCGCGGCTCCGGCGGTCGCGGGTCGAGATGATGAAGCCGTCCCGAAAGAAGATGACCATGTTCTCCTCGCCGGTCACGGAGAGCATGCCGGACTTCTTCTGCAGCGAGATCAGCTGGAATATCTCGCTGAGGCCGAAATCCTTGACGTTTCCTTCCAGGGCCATCGCCGGTTCCTTTCCCTACAGCGAATCGAGAAACGCGTCGAGCGGTTCGGGCGCCGCCGCTTCGGGTCTGCTCTCCGCGGGCCGCCGCCCGGTATCCTCCCGGCCGTCGGCCTCGACGCGGACGTCGGGGGGCAGGATGCGGTAGTTGCGCGGTTCCTCGGGCCGGCGTCTCCGCGCCGCGGCGAGCCAGCCGAAAAGGAGGATCGCCGCGGGGAGGGCCGCCATCCAGATCGGCGTGTAGACGTCGATCGAACGCGGATCGCGGAAGAACGGTCCCCGCCACGCGAGCAGCATCAGGGCGGCGATCGCGACGGCGGCGCCGAGGATGCCGGACCGCGTGCGTCCGCCGATGATCGCGGCTGCCCCGGGCCAGAAGAACCTGGCCAGGCGCATCGCGTTCGACCGGGCGGACGCGCGCTTCTGGCGCCGGTGGCGCAGGAGGGCTTCCATCACCTTGACGGAGGAGAGCCCCCCGACGACGCCGGCGCAATCGGGGCAGAGGGCGATCCCCAGGTTCGTGCCGGCGCAGATCTCGCAGGTCGCGCGGCCGCAGTTCTCGCAACGGAACACGCGCCACGCCGAGGGGAACCGGCCGCGAAGGGTCATCGCGGCCAGGAGCGCGGCCACGAGCACGATCCACAGCCGGTCGAAGGGCAGAAGCAGCCAGGGGCGCAGCGCCGCCGTGAGGGCGCCGCCACCGATCTCCTCGCCCTCGCGGATCGCGATCCGCCAGAGGTCGGACGCGCGGAATCCCGCCTCGTAGATCGTGAGGTTCCTGATGCGGGCCGACGCGTGCGTCGCCCGGTATCCCTCGACGCCGAACTCGCTCGCCCGCTCGAGGGCGTCGCTCGACTGGGCGAAGAGCATCATCCGGATGTAGGCCTGGCCGATGTTGTAGTGCGCGAGGACGTTCGTCGAATCGATCGCCAGGGCGTTCTGGTAGCCCGCGAGGGCGCGGTCGTAATCGCTCTCGCAGAAGTAGACGTTGCCCAGGTTCAGGTAGGCCGCGGCCAGGCCGCTTTCGGCGGCCACCGCCTCGAGGAGGAGTTTTTTCGCCTCCTCGAACTCGCCGGCGCGGTACCGGAGGGTGCCGATCGCGAACGCCCGCTCGGCGGCGAACCGGTCGTCCCGTATCGATTCGATCGCCGCCAGGGTCCGTTCGTCGGCGCCGCGCTCGTTGACGAGGGCGAGGCGGCTCGTCACGCTCGCCGGATCGATCCCCGCGGCGATCGGGCCGGCCCGGCCCGCGACCAGGGAGATGCCGGCGACAACCAGGGCGGCCGCGGCCAGCGCGAACCGCTCGCGACGCGAGACGGCCATCCAGACGACGACGAAGAGGATCGCGGCGTAGAGGGCGAGGCCGAGCCGCATGGCGAGCAGCCCGAGCAGCGCGATGCCGCCGATCCATCCGGCGGGGGGCACGGCGATCGACGCGGGGTGGCGCTCGCGGAACCAGTGATCGACGAGCGGCCACGACCTGGCCAGCAGGGCGACGAGCGCGACGAGCAGCCCGCCGAAGAAGGACGCGGCGACGACGAGGAGCGTGTTCGCCGCCAGGAAGGACTGCGAACGGAAATCCCCCGCGAGCCGGCGGACGGCCTCGACGAGATGGGGCAGGAAGGCGGGGTCGAACCGCGATGCCTCGATCCGGGCGAGGGTGAAGAGGGGATCGGCGTCGTCCCCGCTCAGGTCGGCGGCGAGACGCAGCCTGCCGACGGCCCGCTCCCGGTCGCCCGCCTCGAGCGCCTCGAGCGCCTCCCGGTAGAGGGCCCGGGAGCTCACGCCGAGCGTCGGCGCGCCCCGGGACAGCTCGGTTGCCGTGTATTGCTCGAGATTCTCGTCCTGGATGAGATCGAGATGCCCGGCGGCGGCGGAGGTGCAGAATGCAAGAACGGCCGCCGCGCAGAGAGCGGCGATAAGCGGCACGCGAATGGGATTTCTTTCTAACATAATACCGTACAAGCCGGTTGCGCCGGCGTCGTTCTCCACGAACTCTCGCGACCCGTATCGTCTCTTCTCCACCGGCAAGAATCGTGCCGCCTGCGGCGGGTCTATCTGCTTGCCGCCGTTCGCGTTATTACCCCGTTTGACAACGCGGCGCGGCGATGGTACAACAGGGGGGACAGAACAGTCCGTTTCGACCTTCGACGTGCAGAGGGAGCAGGAGATGCAGAAGACGGAGATAGCCCGGATCGGCGAGTCGGTCGGGCGCGAGGTGACCCTCAGCGGCTGGGTGTACAACATGCGCTCGAGCGGCAAGATCATGTTCATCGTGCTCCGGGACGGGACGGGCCTGATCCAGTGCATCGCGGAGAAATCCTCCCTCGGCGGGGAGCTCTTCGAGGAGGCCGGCCGTCTGACGCAGGAATCGTCGATCGAGGTGACGGGCGAGGTCCGCGAGGATTCGCGGGCGCCGGGCGGGTACGAGCTCGGCATCTCGGCGCTGCGCATCATCCAGGTGGCGGAGAAGTATCCGATCACCCCGAAAGAGCACGGGATGAACTTCCTGATGGACAACCGCCATCTCTGGCTCCGCTCCGCCCGCCAGCACGCGATCCTGACGATCCGGGCGGGACTCGTCCGGTTCATCCGCGAGTTCTTCGACAACCGCGGCTTCGTCAACTGCGACACGCCGGTCTTCACGCCGAACGCCTGCGAGGGGACGACCACACTCTTCGAGACGGACTATTTCGGGGACAAGGCGTACCTCACCCAGAGCGGGCAGCTCTACAACGAGGCGACGGCGGCCGCGTTCCGCAAGGTCTACTGCTTCGGGCCCACCTTCCGGGCCGAGAAATCGAAGACGCGCCGCCACCTCATCGAGTTCTGGATGGTCGAGCCCGAGGTGGCCTTCGCCGACCTCGACGACATCATGCAGCTCGGCGAGGATTTCATCGTGGAGATCGTCGGCCGCAGCCTCGAGACCTATCGCTCCCTGATCGTCGACGTCCTCGAGCGCGATCCGGCCCCCCTCGAGCGCGTCCAGCCGCCCTTCCCGCGCGTGTCGTACGACGAGGCGGCGGCGATCCTCGCCGAAGAGGAGACCGGCTTCGAGTACGGGAGCGATTTCGGCGGGAACGACGAGACGGTCCTGGCGACGCGCCACGACCGGCCCGTCTTCGTGCACCGGTTCCCCTCGGCGATCAAGGCCTTCTACATGGAACCCGACCCGGAGAATCCCGCCCTCAGTCTCTCCGTCGACCTTCTCGCCCCAGAGGGGTATGGGGAGATCATCGGCGGCGGGCAGCGCATCCACGACCTCGCGCTTCTCGAGAAGCGCCTCGCCGAGCACGACCTGCCGGCGAAGGCCTTCGAGTGGTACCTCGACCTGCGCCGCTACGGCGCCTTTCCCCACGCCGGCTTCGGCCTGGGCGTCGAGCGGACCCTCGCCTGGATCTGCGGCATCGGCCACGTCCGCGAGACGATCCCCTTCCCGCGCCTGCTCAACCGGCTCTCGCCCTGACGCGGAGCGCGCCGCGCCGACCGGGATGGCGTCATTGACTGTTGACATTCCGCGTTCGCCGGGTGTATACTGGTTTCCGCGATTCGACTCTCACGATACGCCACATACCAGTAACGACACGTCTGGCTGACGGAGGGGAATGTCAATTGCTCAGCAGACGATTCTGATGTCTCGCCGGGGGGGCGGGTGCGTCCTCCTCGGGCCGTGTCGACTGCCGATCAGGTAATCAGCACGCACAACACGACAGGCTTCCGGGCCGGTTTTCCGCAGAAGACCGGAAGGGGGTGATCTGCGTCCAGGAGAACCGGCGTTCTCGCTGCAACGTTCGGTCGACTCAAACGAATCGGAGGGGTACATGAAACGCAGGTACATAGCATCGCTGCTCGTCCTGGCCGCGTGTCTCGCGCTCGGGACGCCCGTCGCGGCGGGCGCGGCGACGATCGAGGTCAGCCAGCCCGTCCAGGTGACCTTCGACGCTCACTACGAGCGCGGCCAGGCCATCGTCTTCGACGGCGCCGACTACTGGCTCTTCTACGGCCGGTCGGCGACCGTCACGGGCAACTACCAGAACGACAATCCCGACGTATACGACTACCAGGTCTACTTCAAGAAAGCCGCCTCCGTCGCCGGCCTCGCCGCGGCGACGGCGCAGGCGATTCCCGGGGCGGTGAACTGCTACAACGGCGAGATCGGCGCCGCGGTGCACGACGGCAGGGTCTGGACGTTCGCCGCCGTGCCATCGCTCAACTTCGCCGGACGCCGGAGCCTGTACGGCTGGTATACCGCCGACGGCGGGGCGACGTGGACACAGCGGGCCGACCTGGCGGACAACCTGCCGGACGGGGCCGCCCATCACGACGAGGTCTCCTTCGGCGGGGAACTCTTCGTCATGGCCAACTACCCCGACGGCAACGCCGGCTGGCACACGAAACACGCCGCCGATCCGACGGCGGCGACCATCTCGTGGAGCGCGTACGTTCCCCTGAACGCCGTCTCGAACCTCGTCAACGGCACGGGGCACTTCTTCGTCGACGGCGCGACGCTCCGCATCGCCATTCTGCGCACCAGCCCGAGCAAGGACAACAAGGTGCTCGAGTACGTCGCGTCTCCCGAGGCGTGGAGCGAGCTCTGCACGGCCGCCTCGACCGGCTGGGATCCGACGCTCGTCAAGGTCGGCTCCGCGTGGCTCTTCGCCCAGGCGCCCTGGACGAGCGACGGGGGCGGCTGGCAGCACGTCATCGGCTGGTCGGGGAGCGACCTCGCGACCCTGTTCACCGGCACGGCGACGATGATCTCCGAGGCGCGGTACGGCGTGAACACCTGGGTCGACATGTGGCCGATCGGTTTCACCGACGACGGCGGCACGAGCTATCTCTTCCTGACCTCCGAGCGCGACGAGCCCGGCCAGGAGGGGACCGGCAACATCTGGTTCTACGAGCTCGACTGGGATCTCGCCAGCGAGCACTTTTCCTGGGTGCAGGAGGGGATCGATGCGGCGTCGAGCGGCGACGTCGTGCGTGTCGCCGCGGGCACCTATGAGGAGAACGTTTCCGTCGGCGCGGGGATCGAGCTCCGGGGCGCCCAGGCGGGCGTCGACGCGCGCGGCCGTTCGGCCGACGAGACCGAGCTGACCTGCGCCGCCGGCGATCTCGTCACGATCGGCGGGAGCGGCGTCGTCCTCGACGGCCTCACTTTCTCCGGGACCGCGTCGGCGGGACGACTGGTCGACGGCGAGGATCACGGCGCCGGACTGCGCGTGTCGAACTGCCGCCTCGGCGGCACGGCGGTGCACGCCTTCTGGTTCAACGTCACCTCGCCCGGCATCCTCATCGAGAAGTGCGTCATCGACGGATCGTCGCTGACCGCATCGAACGCCCTCGGCTTCTTCGACGGGGCCGATGTCTTCGACGATCTCACGATCCGGGACAACGAGTTCGCTTCGGGGGAGATCTTCGCGGGGAACAAGACGTACAATTCCGCGCGGCTCGTCCTGAGCGGCAACCTCTTCGACGGGGCGCACCTCAACCTGTCGTCGCAGTTCCAGGACGCGACGATCTCGGGCAACACCTTCCGCAACAACGGCTACACGAACATGCAGGCGGGGCTGCTGAACTCGAGCGTGACCGGCAACGTCTTCGAGGCGACCGGCCCATCGCCCCATGCGGGGTATCCCTCCTCGGCGATGATGCTCTGGGGGGACAACTACGGGCTCACGCCGAGCGGGAACGTCGCGATCGAGGGGAACGTCTTCCACTTCAATGATTTCTCCGCGCCCGACGAGCCCTCGAACGGTCTCCGGATCCTCTCGGCGATCGACGCCGCGACGATCACGCTCGCCGGCAACGCCTTCGTCGACGGCGGCGCGGCGGTCGCGACCGCCGTGCTCAACGGCGGCACGGGCGTCGCCGACGCCTCCGGCAACTGGTGGGGCCACGCCGACACGGCGTCGGTCGCCGCGGTGGTCGATGCGAACGTCGACTACACCCCCTGGCTCGACGACGGGATCGACACGAGCGGCGATCCCGGCTTCCAGGGTGATTTCTCCGTCCTGCACGTCGACGACGACTCGCCGCAGGGCGGGGGTGGCGGGGGCTACGTCCAGGAGGGGATCGATCTCCTCTCCGGGAGCACGCTCTACCTGCACGCGGGGCTCTACGAGGGACAGGTGGAGATCGCCGGCGACATGACCCTCATCGGCGACGGGGCCGGATCGACGACGATCCTCTCGCCCGTGAACCTCGCCACCTTCTTCGGAACGAACTACCCGGTCGTCTACGTCCACGACGCCGACGACGTCACGATCCGCGATCTCACCGTCGACGGCGGCGGCAGGGGGAACGCCAACTACCGCTTCGTCGGCGTCGCCTTCAACAACGCCGGCGGCACCGTCCGCGACTGCGTCGTGACGGGGATCATGGACACCCCCTTCAGCGGCGCCCAGCACGGCGTCGCCCTCTACTCGTGGAACGACGACGGCGAGGCGCGTTCGATCGC
This region includes:
- a CDS encoding insulinase family protein, with the translated sequence MQRIPRPRAVALDSGATLLYQRNPGIPTVAAGVRFGRGSRDERPGEEGYSHLLEHMVFRGTKRRSALETALDLERIGGQWDAFTSREAVCFHARVLDEHFGEFADILGDLVLDPLFPEDAFRLERRVVQEEIRSVRDAPEEATHELFFDALFGDHPLGAPVAGTIGGIRRASRDRLVAFHRRRFTGGDALVGVVGNVPIGRVVETIEQSLAFRSSRRTRPVSLGRPPRRRRAGIIRGDWSQVQLVAGNRTVSTTHPDRPALVLLSWILGGGVSSRLFQAMREQAGLAYNVYAHTNFWRDTGAFGIACSVDPRNLGRSVDILRGELKRLVQDGVTADEMASARAQIKASVYIGVESAENLLFRLFSSYAYHGRYRSPAETVRAIERVGRGRVVEAAERYLSWDDLTIVTGGPVSLRPSGRPAGPVRGRRR
- the dut gene encoding dUTP diphosphatase gives rise to the protein MTGARNEIEVVIRYLPHHAGLPPIARMTGGSSGYDINAACDGPIEIEPGRAALVAGGFELAVPPGFEAQVRPRSGLALKHRVGILNAPGTIDSDYRGEIGVILFNFGEETFVVDRGDRIAQLVFCSLPPVRLLERRELDETVRGPGGFGHTG
- a CDS encoding polysaccharide deacetylase family protein, producing the protein MVPALLTAVMLAVLFLILLCRRRAGFPAGAPRVLAYHKIARFEFGGTWMTPARFRGQIAGLIDDGFRFIDEATYLDRLRGNPRPDKKEILLTFDDGYRDVLDAAPVLADLGVPALVFLVSDYVGRENRWELSLPGRRSRHLDWGEIEALASAGFFFGSHGRTHRDLTRLGPASLRDETAGSKRAIEDRLRRPVRTFSYPYGRVDERVQAATEEAGYEAAFTLYPRRGLLADRWLLRREGVWIVDTLGTIRAKLGGGLPAVLEDCKGRAINAVAVLTPLVKGDGRRNGRD
- a CDS encoding DUF4388 domain-containing protein — protein: MALEGNVKDFGLSEIFQLISLQKKSGMLSVTGEENMVIFFRDGFIISTRDRRSRGRDPLKDYLMRYGFLGRDEMNQLQQIQAETKLDLVELLLTEKYFSEDELATIWRDQIQESVTEVLSWPKSYYKFIIGRQVLQGIRSFDDDIKVEGVLMECMRRIDEFPEMRKIFSSEEMILGRLPLPTEDPPSLDRNEEIVYELLERGRTLGDLVSKARMARFCTYESLKQLLEKELLEITREAAPTGTAPVAERPRMKEPGPGRKQRRVLPTIAAAAALAACFVVGEYLAPRLLPPGWTARSRVVRAPIEKRLDEAAIRAGLEEYAATRGSYPITLDVLAARRILPAGVIERAGRDGLRYRPARGGAGYELSRDRSADRRP
- a CDS encoding tetratricopeptide repeat protein, whose product is MPLIAALCAAAVLAFCTSAAAGHLDLIQDENLEQYTATELSRGAPTLGVSSRALYREALEALEAGDRERAVGRLRLAADLSGDDADPLFTLARIEASRFDPAFLPHLVEAVRRLAGDFRSQSFLAANTLLVVAASFFGGLLVALVALLARSWPLVDHWFRERHPASIAVPPAGWIGGIALLGLLAMRLGLALYAAILFVVVWMAVSRRERFALAAAALVVAGISLVAGRAGPIAAGIDPASVTSRLALVNERGADERTLAAIESIRDDRFAAERAFAIGTLRYRAGEFEEAKKLLLEAVAAESGLAAAYLNLGNVYFCESDYDRALAGYQNALAIDSTNVLAHYNIGQAYIRMMLFAQSSDALERASEFGVEGYRATHASARIRNLTIYEAGFRASDLWRIAIREGEEIGGGALTAALRPWLLLPFDRLWIVLVAALLAAMTLRGRFPSAWRVFRCENCGRATCEICAGTNLGIALCPDCAGVVGGLSSVKVMEALLRHRRQKRASARSNAMRLARFFWPGAAAIIGGRTRSGILGAAVAIAALMLLAWRGPFFRDPRSIDVYTPIWMAALPAAILLFGWLAAARRRRPEEPRNYRILPPDVRVEADGREDTGRRPAESRPEAAAPEPLDAFLDSL
- the asnS gene encoding asparagine--tRNA ligase; this encodes MQKTEIARIGESVGREVTLSGWVYNMRSSGKIMFIVLRDGTGLIQCIAEKSSLGGELFEEAGRLTQESSIEVTGEVREDSRAPGGYELGISALRIIQVAEKYPITPKEHGMNFLMDNRHLWLRSARQHAILTIRAGLVRFIREFFDNRGFVNCDTPVFTPNACEGTTTLFETDYFGDKAYLTQSGQLYNEATAAAFRKVYCFGPTFRAEKSKTRRHLIEFWMVEPEVAFADLDDIMQLGEDFIVEIVGRSLETYRSLIVDVLERDPAPLERVQPPFPRVSYDEAAAILAEEETGFEYGSDFGGNDETVLATRHDRPVFVHRFPSAIKAFYMEPDPENPALSLSVDLLAPEGYGEIIGGGQRIHDLALLEKRLAEHDLPAKAFEWYLDLRRYGAFPHAGFGLGVERTLAWICGIGHVRETIPFPRLLNRLSP